A window of the Streptomyces formicae genome harbors these coding sequences:
- a CDS encoding bifunctional aldolase/short-chain dehydrogenase: MTDATHERVSELLARSHRLGADPRNTNYAGGNTSAKGTDTDPVTGQDIELMWVKGSGGDLGTLTAGGLAALRLDRLRALTGVYPGVDREDEMVAAFDYCLHGKGGAAPSIDTAMHGLVEAAHVDHLHPDSGIALACAADGEALTKECFGNQVVWVPWRRPGFQLGLDIAAVKAANPAAIGCILGGHGITAWGDTSEECERNSLHIIRTAEAFLEERGKAEPFGPVLDGYGPLPEAERKARAAALAPVVRGLASTDRPQVGHFTDADVVLDFLARAEHPRLAALGTSCPDHFLRTKVRPLVLDLPAGAPLEEAVARLKELHAAYREDYRAYYERHADADSPAMRGADPAIVLVPGVGMFSFGKDKQTARVAGEFYVNAINVMRGAEAVSSYAPIEESEKFRIEYWELEEAKLRRIPAPKPLATRVALVTGAGSGIGKAIAHRLVAEGACVVVADLNAEGAAAVAEELGGPDKAVAVTVDVTSEEQIADAFAAASLAFGGVDLVVNNAGISISKPLLETTAKDWDLQHDIMARGSFLVSREAARVMTAQGFGGDIVYIASKNGVFAGPNNIAYGATKADQAHQVRLLAAELGEHGIRVNGVNPDGVVRGSGIFAGGWGAKRAAVYGVEEEKLGEFYAQRTLLKREVLPEHVAGAVFALTGGDLSHTTGLHVPVDAGVAAAFLR, translated from the coding sequence ATGACGGACGCAACTCACGAGCGCGTATCCGAGCTGCTCGCCCGCTCGCACCGGCTGGGCGCCGACCCCCGGAACACCAACTACGCCGGCGGCAACACGTCGGCCAAGGGCACCGACACCGACCCCGTGACCGGGCAGGACATCGAGCTGATGTGGGTCAAGGGCTCCGGGGGCGACCTCGGGACGCTCACCGCCGGCGGGCTCGCCGCGCTCCGGCTCGACCGGCTGCGCGCGCTCACCGGGGTGTACCCGGGCGTGGACCGCGAGGACGAGATGGTCGCGGCCTTCGACTACTGCCTGCACGGCAAAGGCGGTGCCGCGCCGTCCATCGACACCGCGATGCACGGCCTCGTCGAGGCCGCCCACGTCGACCACCTCCACCCCGACTCCGGCATCGCGCTCGCCTGCGCCGCCGACGGCGAGGCGCTCACCAAGGAGTGCTTCGGCAACCAGGTCGTGTGGGTGCCGTGGCGCCGCCCCGGCTTCCAGCTCGGCCTGGACATCGCGGCCGTCAAGGCCGCCAACCCCGCGGCGATCGGCTGCATCCTCGGCGGGCACGGCATCACCGCCTGGGGCGACACCTCCGAGGAGTGCGAGCGCAACTCGCTGCACATCATCCGCACCGCCGAGGCGTTCCTCGAAGAGCGCGGCAAGGCCGAGCCGTTCGGGCCCGTACTCGACGGGTACGGGCCGCTGCCGGAGGCCGAGCGCAAGGCCCGCGCCGCCGCGCTCGCGCCCGTCGTGCGGGGCCTCGCCTCCACCGACCGCCCGCAGGTGGGCCACTTCACCGACGCGGACGTCGTCCTCGACTTCCTGGCGCGCGCCGAGCACCCACGGCTCGCCGCGCTCGGCACCTCCTGCCCCGACCACTTCCTGCGCACGAAGGTCCGTCCGCTCGTCCTCGACCTGCCGGCCGGTGCCCCGCTGGAGGAGGCGGTCGCCCGTCTGAAGGAGCTGCACGCCGCCTACCGCGAGGACTACCGCGCGTACTACGAGCGGCACGCCGACGCGGACTCCCCCGCCATGCGCGGCGCCGACCCGGCGATCGTGCTCGTGCCGGGCGTCGGCATGTTCAGCTTCGGCAAGGACAAGCAGACCGCGCGCGTGGCGGGCGAGTTCTACGTCAACGCGATCAACGTGATGCGCGGCGCCGAGGCCGTCTCCTCGTACGCACCGATCGAGGAGTCGGAGAAGTTCCGCATCGAGTACTGGGAGCTGGAGGAGGCCAAGCTGCGGCGGATTCCCGCGCCGAAGCCCCTCGCGACCCGGGTCGCGCTCGTGACCGGCGCCGGTTCCGGCATCGGCAAGGCCATCGCGCACCGGCTGGTCGCCGAGGGCGCGTGCGTGGTCGTGGCGGACCTCAACGCCGAGGGCGCGGCTGCCGTGGCCGAGGAGCTGGGCGGTCCGGACAAGGCCGTCGCGGTGACGGTGGACGTCACCTCCGAGGAGCAGATCGCCGATGCGTTCGCCGCGGCCTCGCTCGCCTTCGGCGGAGTCGACCTGGTCGTCAACAACGCCGGGATCTCCATCTCCAAGCCGCTCCTGGAGACGACGGCGAAGGACTGGGACCTCCAGCACGACATCATGGCCCGCGGCTCCTTCCTGGTCTCGCGCGAGGCGGCCCGGGTGATGACCGCGCAGGGCTTCGGCGGCGACATCGTCTACATCGCCTCCAAGAACGGTGTCTTCGCGGGCCCGAACAACATCGCGTACGGCGCCACCAAAGCCGACCAGGCGCACCAGGTCCGGCTGCTCGCCGCCGAACTGGGCGAGCACGGCATCCGCGTCAACGGCGTCAACCCGGACGGGGTGGTGCGCGGCTCGGGCATCTTCGCGGGCGGCTGGGGCGCGAAGCGGGCGGCGGTGTACGGCGTGGAGGAGGAGAAGCTCGGCGAGTTCTACGCCCAGCGGACCCTGCTCAAGCGGGAGGTCCTCCCGGAGCACGTCGCGGGCGCGGTCTTCGCCCTGACAGGCGGCGACCTGAGCCACACGACCGGCCTCCACGTCCCGGTGGACGCGGGCGTCGCGGCGGCGTTCCTCCGCTGA
- a CDS encoding helix-turn-helix domain-containing protein: MEPELDVWTHPQLRARAAAEDWPALLKTWRTLTGSSPSKLGALIGLAQPDVSAIENRHRSITSAEVRQRIIDGLGVPLELLGSRGEELPLPSLVLPGVVSEADTERLAGVKKGGLRLDRASLDAMDALLAAHRRAEDTVGSRTIAPLVKAQFEEVAALYDQARGPLADRVVKLLAEYAQFLAWMAQDQDNAPVALGWFDRSYDWALESGYGDMAATTMSMKAHLAWSNGNGRRCVRLGEAAASTAGADEATRAMAVQMAGRGHALDGEDTKAYRKLDEAQRIITGATDAPPWLYFYGESWFAAQRGMADLHLKNWTGAAGNLTVGLGGFAPSFRRDRAWYGSCLAHAYAGAGEAEAALTTALAAVPDAAEVGRPHAWRELHKVAGMLLRQRAQEGRVLYDALVALD; encoded by the coding sequence ATGGAGCCGGAACTGGACGTATGGACACACCCTCAACTCCGGGCCAGGGCGGCGGCCGAGGACTGGCCGGCTCTGTTGAAGACGTGGCGGACGCTGACCGGCAGCAGCCCGAGCAAGCTCGGCGCGCTGATCGGATTGGCGCAGCCGGACGTGTCCGCGATCGAGAACCGGCACCGCTCGATCACCTCGGCCGAAGTACGTCAGCGGATCATCGACGGTCTCGGAGTCCCGCTGGAGCTGCTGGGGAGCCGTGGCGAGGAACTGCCGCTGCCCTCCCTCGTGCTGCCAGGCGTGGTGTCGGAGGCGGATACGGAGCGACTGGCGGGGGTGAAGAAGGGCGGCCTGCGCCTGGATCGCGCCTCGCTCGACGCTATGGACGCCTTACTGGCCGCGCACCGCAGAGCCGAGGACACCGTGGGCTCCCGTACCATCGCGCCTTTGGTGAAGGCCCAGTTCGAAGAGGTGGCCGCGCTCTATGACCAGGCCCGAGGGCCGCTCGCGGACCGTGTGGTGAAGCTGCTGGCCGAGTACGCCCAGTTCCTCGCTTGGATGGCGCAGGACCAGGACAACGCACCCGTAGCGCTCGGTTGGTTCGACCGCTCGTATGACTGGGCCCTGGAGTCCGGCTATGGCGACATGGCAGCCACCACGATGAGCATGAAGGCCCACCTCGCGTGGTCGAACGGCAACGGACGCAGGTGTGTCCGGCTCGGCGAGGCGGCGGCGTCGACCGCGGGGGCCGACGAGGCGACCCGCGCCATGGCGGTGCAGATGGCCGGACGCGGGCACGCCCTGGACGGTGAGGACACGAAGGCGTACCGGAAGCTGGACGAGGCACAGCGGATCATCACGGGCGCCACCGACGCGCCGCCTTGGCTGTACTTCTACGGCGAGTCCTGGTTCGCCGCGCAGCGCGGCATGGCCGACCTGCATCTGAAGAACTGGACGGGCGCGGCCGGCAATCTGACTGTGGGGCTCGGCGGGTTCGCCCCGAGCTTCCGACGCGATCGAGCCTGGTACGGGTCCTGCCTGGCCCATGCGTACGCGGGTGCCGGCGAGGCGGAGGCAGCGCTGACGACGGCCCTGGCAGCGGTACCGGACGCGGCCGAGGTGGGCCGCCCCCACGCGTGGCGGGAGCTGCACAAGGTGGCCGGGATGTTGCTGCGCCAGCGGGCACAGGAAGGGCGCGTTCTGTACGACGCGCTGGTTGCGCTCGATTAG
- a CDS encoding 3'-5' exonuclease, translated as MAGPPAAARHPLAARIHGLTNQVLESAPAWEEVADQVQDVLGEAWICGHNVSVDYRVLKAHLPKWEPTGVIDTLRLARNTYEGLPSYGLDALIEHAKPDLMQAPSVGRHRATYDAYAAAQLLITMATRYETWDQLIAVAVPPGMPGAPESERESTLW; from the coding sequence GTGGCTGGTCCGCCCGCCGCGGCCCGTCACCCCCTCGCCGCCCGCATTCACGGCCTGACGAACCAGGTCCTGGAGAGCGCGCCCGCGTGGGAGGAAGTCGCCGACCAGGTGCAAGACGTCCTTGGCGAAGCGTGGATCTGCGGCCACAACGTGAGCGTCGACTACCGCGTGCTGAAGGCTCACCTGCCGAAGTGGGAGCCGACCGGAGTCATCGACACCCTGCGCCTCGCCAGGAACACGTACGAGGGCCTGCCGTCCTACGGGCTTGACGCCCTGATCGAGCACGCCAAGCCCGATCTGATGCAGGCCCCGTCCGTGGGACGGCACCGCGCCACCTACGACGCCTACGCCGCGGCGCAGCTCCTCATCACCATGGCCACCCGCTACGAGACCTGGGACCAGCTCATTGCCGTGGCCGTTCCGCCCGGCATGCCCGGCGCCCCCGAATCCGAAAGGGAATCAACTCTGTGGTGA
- a CDS encoding lactate utilization protein B produces the protein MSGTYLGMPAFPEAAAESTRNTTLRSNLRHATHTIRDKRAKAVAELDDWGRLRAAGAAIKNRTLRHLDHYLEQVEAAVTAAGGTVHWAADAAEANRIVTALVRATGETEVVKVKSMATQEIGLNEALAEAGITACETDLAELIVQLGDDLPSHILVPAIHRNRSEIRDIFRAKMADWGRPAPDGLTDRPAELAEAARLHLREKFLRAKVAVSGANFIVADTGTLVVVESEGNGRMCLTLPETLISVVGIEKVVPTWQDLEVFLQLLPRSSTAERMNPYTSTWTGTTDGDGPRTFHLVLLDNGRTDTLADTVGRQALRCIRCSACLNVCPVYERAGGHAYGSAYPGPIGAILTPQLRGTTSEVDASLPYASSLCGACYEVCPVAIDIPEVLVHLRERVVEGGEVTRNGKKVRLRPAKGHAAERAVMRAARWTLDHPGALRTAQRLASRSRRLHPQRLPGPGRAWTDTRALPEVPAESFRDWWQRTRGGEGSGK, from the coding sequence ATGAGCGGCACGTATCTCGGCATGCCCGCCTTCCCCGAGGCCGCGGCCGAGTCCACCCGGAACACCACCCTCCGCAGCAATCTGCGCCACGCCACCCACACCATCCGCGACAAGCGCGCCAAGGCCGTCGCCGAACTCGACGACTGGGGGCGGCTGCGCGCCGCCGGGGCCGCGATCAAGAACCGTACGCTGCGCCATCTCGACCACTACCTGGAGCAGGTGGAGGCCGCGGTCACGGCGGCGGGCGGCACCGTGCACTGGGCGGCCGACGCCGCCGAGGCCAACCGGATCGTCACCGCCCTCGTCCGGGCCACCGGCGAGACCGAGGTCGTCAAGGTCAAGTCCATGGCCACCCAGGAGATCGGCCTCAACGAAGCCCTGGCCGAGGCCGGGATCACCGCCTGCGAGACCGACCTCGCCGAGCTGATCGTGCAGCTCGGCGACGATCTCCCCTCGCACATCCTGGTCCCGGCGATCCACCGCAACCGCTCCGAGATCCGCGACATCTTCCGCGCGAAGATGGCGGACTGGGGCCGCCCGGCCCCCGACGGACTCACGGACCGGCCCGCCGAGCTGGCCGAGGCCGCCCGGCTGCATCTGCGCGAGAAGTTCCTGCGCGCGAAGGTCGCCGTCTCGGGCGCCAACTTCATCGTCGCCGACACCGGCACCCTCGTCGTGGTCGAGTCCGAGGGCAACGGCCGGATGTGCCTCACCCTGCCCGAGACGCTGATCTCCGTCGTCGGCATCGAGAAGGTGGTGCCGACCTGGCAGGACCTGGAGGTCTTCCTCCAGCTCCTCCCCCGCTCCTCCACGGCCGAGCGCATGAACCCGTACACGAGCACGTGGACGGGGACGACCGACGGCGACGGCCCCCGCACCTTCCACCTGGTCCTGCTCGACAACGGCCGCACCGACACCCTCGCCGACACGGTGGGGCGGCAGGCGCTGCGCTGCATCCGCTGCTCGGCCTGTCTCAACGTCTGCCCGGTGTACGAGCGGGCGGGCGGGCACGCGTACGGCTCCGCCTACCCTGGCCCCATCGGCGCGATCCTCACACCCCAGCTGCGCGGCACCACCAGCGAGGTGGACGCCTCGCTCCCGTACGCGTCCTCGCTGTGCGGCGCCTGCTACGAGGTGTGCCCGGTCGCCATCGACATCCCCGAGGTGCTGGTGCATCTGCGGGAACGCGTCGTCGAGGGCGGCGAGGTGACCCGCAACGGCAAGAAGGTCAGGCTCCGCCCCGCGAAGGGGCACGCGGCCGAGCGGGCCGTGATGCGTGCCGCCCGCTGGACGCTGGACCATCCGGGCGCGCTGCGCACGGCCCAGCGTCTCGCCTCCCGTTCCCGCCGGCTGCATCCGCAGCGGCTGCCGGGACCCGGCCGGGCGTGGACGGACACCCGGGCGCTGCCGGAGGTGCCGGCCGAGTCGTTCCGGGACTGGTGGCAGCGCACGCGCGGTGGCGAAGGGAGCGGCAAGTGA
- a CDS encoding LutC/YkgG family protein, which yields MSSRDTVLGRVRRALADVPRDERPGDVPVARDYLRVHGERTPAQTADLLAENLADYRALVHRCSADRLAGLIARLLAEHDSGSVLVPAGLPPEWLAAAEHAEGPVRIPDRAASTPHELDAVDSVVTGCAVAIAETGTIILDGGPAQGRRRITLVPDHHICVVRVPDQVVDSVPQGLERLDPARPLTWISGPSATSDIELDRVEGVHGPRTLEVILVEG from the coding sequence GTGAGCAGCAGGGACACGGTCCTCGGGCGGGTGCGCCGCGCCCTGGCGGACGTGCCGCGCGACGAGCGCCCGGGGGACGTGCCGGTCGCCCGCGACTATCTGCGCGTCCACGGCGAGCGCACGCCCGCGCAGACCGCCGATCTGCTCGCCGAGAACCTCGCGGACTACCGGGCGCTGGTGCACCGCTGTTCCGCCGACAGGTTGGCGGGCCTCATCGCCCGGTTGCTGGCGGAGCACGACTCCGGTTCGGTGCTCGTACCGGCCGGGCTGCCGCCGGAATGGCTTGCGGCCGCGGAGCACGCGGAAGGCCCTGTCCGGATCCCCGACCGGGCGGCGAGCACCCCGCACGAGCTGGACGCCGTCGACAGCGTGGTCACCGGCTGCGCGGTGGCCATCGCCGAGACCGGCACCATCATCCTCGACGGCGGCCCCGCCCAGGGCCGCCGCCGGATCACCCTCGTGCCCGACCACCACATCTGCGTGGTACGCGTCCCGGACCAGGTCGTCGACTCGGTGCCGCAGGGCCTGGAACGCCTGGACCCGGCACGCCCGCTGACCTGGATCAGCGGCCCGTCGGCGACGAGCGACATCGAGCTGGACCGGGTGGAGGGGGTCCACGGGCCCCGGACGCTCGAAGTGATCCTGGTCGAGGGCTGA
- a CDS encoding rhamnulokinase produces the protein MPPHDPLPFAAVDLGASSGRVIVGRVGPGTLGLTEVHRFPNTPVRTGGTLHWDILALYRGVLDGLRAAARATGGRLASVGVDSWAVDYGLLDADGALIGNPVHYRDTRTEAVIAKVAETLPPSGLYAATGLQYLPFNTVYQLVAAQGTPALAAARGLLLIPDLIAYWLTGETGTELTNASTTQLIDPRTRDWARPVADTLGIDLSLFPPLRRPGDPAGALLPEVLTETRLTGPVPVTAVGSHDTASAVAGVPARGERFAYIATGTWSLAGLELDAPVLTEDSRRANFTNELGVDGTVRYLRNIMGLWLLQECQRDWAAQGQAPDLGELLRKAAVCTPLRSVVDAGDPAFIAPGRMPERIADACRRTGQPVPRDAAETTRCVLDSLALAHRRALADAQRLSGRAVDTVHIVGGGAHNELLCQLTADACGLPVVAGPAEAAALGNILVQARTAGVIIGGLRESRQLLCETQGLRHHEPMGDVRAWERAEARLAKEEQPCG, from the coding sequence ATGCCACCTCACGACCCTCTCCCCTTCGCCGCCGTCGACCTCGGCGCCTCCAGCGGCCGCGTCATCGTCGGCCGCGTCGGGCCGGGCACGCTCGGCCTCACGGAAGTGCACCGGTTCCCGAACACGCCCGTACGCACGGGCGGGACGCTGCACTGGGACATCCTCGCCCTGTACCGCGGCGTACTCGACGGCCTGCGTGCCGCGGCCCGGGCCACCGGCGGACGGCTCGCGAGCGTGGGGGTCGATTCCTGGGCCGTGGACTACGGCCTCCTCGACGCCGACGGCGCGCTCATCGGCAATCCCGTGCACTACCGGGACACCCGCACCGAGGCCGTCATCGCGAAGGTCGCCGAGACGCTGCCCCCCTCCGGCCTCTACGCGGCGACGGGGCTCCAGTACCTCCCCTTCAACACCGTCTACCAACTGGTCGCGGCGCAGGGCACCCCCGCGCTCGCCGCCGCCCGGGGCCTTCTCCTCATCCCGGACCTGATCGCGTACTGGCTGACCGGCGAGACCGGTACCGAGCTCACCAACGCCTCCACCACCCAGCTGATCGACCCGCGCACCCGCGACTGGGCCCGGCCCGTCGCCGACACCCTCGGGATCGATCTCTCGCTCTTCCCGCCGCTGCGCCGGCCCGGCGACCCGGCCGGGGCGCTGCTGCCCGAGGTCCTCACGGAGACGCGCCTGACCGGGCCGGTGCCCGTGACCGCCGTGGGGTCGCACGACACCGCGTCGGCCGTCGCGGGCGTGCCCGCGCGCGGGGAGCGGTTCGCGTACATCGCCACCGGCACCTGGTCGCTGGCCGGGCTCGAGCTGGACGCTCCCGTCCTCACCGAGGACAGCCGCCGCGCCAACTTCACCAACGAGCTCGGGGTGGACGGCACCGTCCGCTACCTCCGCAACATCATGGGCCTGTGGCTGCTCCAGGAGTGCCAGCGCGACTGGGCGGCACAGGGGCAGGCGCCCGATCTCGGCGAGCTGCTGCGCAAGGCGGCCGTGTGCACTCCCCTGCGCTCGGTCGTCGACGCGGGCGACCCCGCGTTCATCGCCCCGGGCCGGATGCCGGAGCGGATCGCCGACGCCTGCCGCCGCACCGGCCAGCCCGTGCCGCGCGACGCGGCCGAGACGACCCGCTGTGTGCTGGACTCGCTGGCCCTGGCCCACCGGCGCGCGCTCGCGGACGCCCAGCGGCTCTCCGGCCGGGCGGTCGACACCGTGCACATCGTCGGCGGCGGCGCCCACAACGAGCTGCTGTGCCAGCTGACGGCCGACGCCTGCGGACTGCCCGTGGTGGCGGGTCCCGCCGAGGCCGCCGCGCTGGGCAACATCCTCGTCCAGGCCCGCACCGCAGGCGTAATCATCGGAGGTCTGCGTGAATCGCGACAGCTCCTGTGCGAGACTCAGGGCCTACGGCACCACGAACCCATGGGAGACGTCCGAGCATGGGAGCGGGCCGAGGCCCGTCTCGCCAAGGAGGAACAGCCATGCGGGTAG
- a CDS encoding (Fe-S)-binding protein — MRVALFVTCVNDTLFPRTGQAVVTLLERLGVEVDFPPAQTCCGQPQFNTGYRHETEPLVRRYAAAFDAHDYVVTPSGSCAAMVRDNYPRIGAKAAAEGRGQELAEAAARAVPKTYELTEFLVDVLKVVDVGAYYPHAVTYHPTCHGLRMLGLGDRPRRLLEHVKGLELRELPGAEECCGFGGTFAVKNAAVSAAMGADKVRNIASTGAEAVCTVDNSCQMHIGGTLTRLGSTVRPVHIAEILASTEEKTR; from the coding sequence ATGCGGGTAGCGCTCTTCGTCACCTGCGTCAACGACACGCTCTTCCCCCGCACCGGACAGGCGGTCGTCACCCTGCTGGAGCGCCTCGGCGTCGAGGTGGACTTCCCGCCGGCGCAGACCTGTTGCGGGCAGCCGCAGTTCAACACCGGCTACCGGCACGAGACCGAGCCCCTGGTGCGCCGCTACGCCGCCGCCTTCGACGCCCACGACTACGTCGTCACCCCGTCCGGCTCCTGCGCGGCGATGGTCCGCGACAACTACCCCCGCATCGGCGCCAAGGCCGCCGCCGAGGGGCGCGGCCAGGAGCTCGCCGAGGCAGCGGCGCGCGCGGTCCCGAAGACGTACGAGCTCACGGAGTTCCTGGTCGACGTGTTGAAGGTGGTGGACGTCGGGGCGTACTACCCGCACGCCGTCACCTACCATCCCACCTGCCACGGGCTGCGGATGCTCGGCCTGGGCGACCGGCCGCGCAGGCTGCTGGAGCACGTCAAGGGGCTCGAACTGCGAGAGCTGCCGGGTGCCGAGGAGTGCTGCGGCTTCGGCGGCACGTTCGCCGTCAAGAACGCCGCCGTCTCCGCGGCGATGGGCGCGGACAAGGTCCGCAACATCGCCTCCACCGGGGCCGAGGCCGTGTGCACGGTCGACAACTCCTGCCAGATGCACATCGGCGGGACGCTCACCCGGCTCGGCTCCACGGTCCGCCCGGTGCACATCGCCGAGATCCTGGCCAGTACGGAGGAGAAGACCCGATGA